Proteins encoded in a region of the Populus nigra chromosome 3, ddPopNigr1.1, whole genome shotgun sequence genome:
- the LOC133688536 gene encoding transcription initiation factor TFIID subunit 15-like isoform X1 → MQTPHSPTLDISFYTTFYGEMPYLMIDVFAILLNWLFHSFWVKSAASITTLHQQNFSLVFGGCSSLDFAGFFPGYRLRAGSGSPVRRRDADRRYSSDFDNSGAPPRGRDFSNGRDRGRFRDSSPPYARGRGGGRPLGRGFDGPGFGPGPLRGEGVSRNNPNVRPREGDWICSDPLCGNLNFARREYCNNCKRPRYRPGGSPRRGYPGPPPPHAPPRRFPGPPLDLSPGRTMNGYRSPPRGWSRDGPRDFGPGGPPPPRQGGRFSDHDMRRERSDYPDDEYRGRNKFDRPMPMDWGHKDRGRDGLFNERKGFERRPPSPPLPPPSLPQRGRWGRDGRDRSRSPIRGAPPPKEFRQDMYMERGRDDRHPVGRDRMRHVY, encoded by the exons ATGCAAACGCCTCACTCTCCCACGCTTGATATCTCCTTTTATACCACTTTTTATGGGGAGATGCCCTACCTGATGATTGATGTCTTTGCAATTTTGTTGAATTGGTTATTTCACAGTTTTTGGGTTAAATCTGCGGCTAGCATTACTACTTTGCACCAACAAAATTTCTCCCTTGTTTTTGGGGGTTGCTCATCTTTAGACTTTGCTGGCTTTTTTCCAGGGTATAGACTTCGTGCAGGTTCTGGTTCTCCTGTACGTCGTAGGGATGCAGATCGCCGATACAGTTCTGATTTTGATAATTCGGGGGCCCCACCTCGAGGTCGTGATTTTAGCAATGGGAGGGATCGTGGTAGATTTCGAGATTCTTCACCCCCTTATGCTCGAGGAAGAGGTGGTGGCAGACCACTTGGCAGAGGTTTTGATGGGCCTGGATTTGGTCCCGGGCCTCTTAGAGGGGAGGGCGTGAGTAGGAATAATCCAAATGTACGCCCAAGGGAAGGCGACTGGATCTGCTCTGATCCTTT ATGTGGCAACCTGAACTTTGCAAGGAGAGAGTATTGTAACAACTGCAAAAGGCCTCGATATAGACCTGGGGGAAGTCCTCGGCGGGGTTATCCCGGCCCTCCACCTCCACATGCTCCTCCAAGACGCTTTCCTGGTCCTCCATTGGATCTTTCTCCAGGCAGGACCATGAATGGCTATAGGTCTCCTCCTCGAGGTTGGTCCAGAGATGGACCCAGAGATTTTGGGCCTGGTGGTCCTCCACCTCCTAGGCAAGGAGGCAGGTTTTCTGACCATGATATGCGGAGGGAGCGGTCTGATTATCCAGATGATGAGTACAGGGGGAGGAACAAATTTGATAGGCCTATGCCAATGGACTGGGGTCATAAAGACCGTGGAAGGGATGGCCTTTTCAATGAAAGGAAAGGGTTTGAGAGGCGGCCACCCTCTCCACCTCTACCTCCACCTTCACTTCCTCAACGTGGCAGATGGGGACGTGACGGGAGAGATAGGAGCAGATCACCAATTAGGGGAGCCCCACCACCAAAAGAGTTTCGACAGGATATGTACATGGAGCGGGGGCGAGATGATCGGCATCCTGTTGGGCGAGACAGAATGAGACATGTGTATTGA